From a region of the Mytilus galloprovincialis chromosome 3, xbMytGall1.hap1.1, whole genome shotgun sequence genome:
- the LOC143069195 gene encoding uncharacterized protein LOC143069195 → MADNGDGENKPAVQVSTAESNSSSEKQEPSEGKTNATDTQQAKNSAPKESETFETVNRDKPAAKNSKQSSKSSDKGSKKNVKPESDTSTSEQEVNSPMQSKDTTVPNTNKDTAREENVSNNSPDHAEESDEDDEGIGLGDGADMDSDSRNKMFEKGLNFEKNGKKNRALKCYLACLTGLKPDTRFPLLPQCLRNIADIFYHKEEYDKAVHFIQAEKVYYESALIDTTDIQHKLEEAQLKGGTLQPNMTTDTVRASEYEHLARLCLDREQPQLALEYAGKATKLRQQVLGDKDPVTVESLDFFATVYAKVGAEQYEESLKKFADKPEEGDDAEGSAQTEDGEQKEPVSILRKRKISEKEKKVHFDESQLQSNEQIQHEEKFAKTVLWALLVVCCILLIILGLYLYCNLVGSNACTKLKSDLHYGYMRLKYWYYQYQAGPNAKFM, encoded by the exons ATGGCTGACAATGGAGATGGGGAAAATAAACCAGCTGTTCAAGTAAGCACTGCTGAATCAAACAGCAGCTCAGAAAAGCAAGAACCGTCAGAAGGAAAGACAAATGCTACAGATACGCAACAGGCAAAGAATTCAGCGCCAAAAGAATCTGAAACATTTGAAACAGTAAATCGGGATAAACCTGCAGCTAAAAACTCAAAGCAGTCTTCTAAAAGTTCAGATAAAGGTTCCAAGAAAAATGTTAAGCCAGAAAGTGATACCTCTACCTCTGAACAGGAAGTCAACAGTCCTATGCAATCAAAAGACACAACAGTGCCAAATACCAACAAGGATACTGCCAGAGAAGAGAATGTGTCAAATAATTCACCAGATCATGCTGAAGAATCCGATGAAGATG ATGAAGGAATAGGTCTTGGAGATGGTGCTGATATGGACAGTGACTCAAGAAACAAAATGTTTGAGAAAGGTCtgaactttgaaaaaaatggaaagaaaaatagAGCACTGAAATGTTACTTGGCATGTTTAACTGGTTTGAAGCCAGATACAAGGTTTCCATTACTTCCACAATGTCTCAGAAAT attgcTGATATATTTTATCACAAAGAAGAAT ATGATAAAGCTGTACACTTTATTCAAGCAGAAAAAGTATATTATGAGAGTGCTTTGATAGACACAACTGATATACAACATAAATTAG AGGAAGCACAGTTGAAGGGAGGAACCTTACAACCAAACATGACCACAGACACAGTGAGAGCATCAGAATATGAACATTTGGCTAGGCTCTGTTTAGACAGGGAACA ACCCCAACTAGCCTTAGAGTATGCAGGAAAG GCTACAAAGTTACGACAACAAGTATTAGGTGACAAAGATCCTGTCACTGTAGAAAGTCTGGACTTCTTTGCAACTGTCTATGCCAAGGTTGGAGCTGAACAATATGAAG AATCATTAAAGAAGTTTGCTGACAAACCAGAGGAAGGTGATGATGCTGAGGGATCAGCACAGACTGAAGATGGGGAACAGAAGGAACCAGTTTCTATTCTCAGAAAACGTAAAATTA gtgaaaaagaaaagaaagtgcACTTTGATGAATCACAGCTTCAGAGCAATGAACAAATACAGCATG aggagaagtttgCCAAGACTGTATTATGGGCGTTACTAGTTGTGTGTTGTATACTGCTGATTATTCTAGGATTGTACCTATATTGTAACCTGGTTGGATCTAATGCATGTACTAAATTAAAATCAGATCTACACTATGGATATATGAGACTGAAATACTGGTATTATCAGTACCAGGCAGGACCCAATGCTAaatttatgtaa
- the LOC143069192 gene encoding uncharacterized protein LOC143069192 produces the protein MACKSGNCQFCEESTEVKWHCQSCDLNLCDVCNKKIHSKIDKLSGHKVFLSQHGGQIEDFENSRKVDLKEISCSKHNNKKCLTYCLNCNKSLCSFCLIRPFQYEELSKVYEEKYLLLKDLKSKIDECYPFFEEKAATFKTMDDREVSKHNEIKEKISNRKNEAKNAITKEALHLVEVMEGIWDPENNPVVSERKRLSLIEQELLTGKKTLDEVLETQDPASVFSTVEKINSDIPEKSALDIKPPEWIFLEPPHISLKEVLGSVIRIPKVIPIQTFEVDFPELNGLVSLNADICVMFHRQSRKFKYFTISDSKFVTTNDMIDANRKDGHFAKILDITNFNGEILMSDDQFAMRRLKRNGKFEIFSLPSITKDQLDFFSIHVSERDESFVVGFTNKIGSSAGILEFNMNFIHPGAFSFGIPPKRIEGNSNTFFSLPKKITRNINGHFCVIDQPLNSKTGRIVVIGELGQCKWTYSGHSTINSKIDFSPNDIVTTSSGLVLVAEKTKNAIHVLSKDGQFICNCISDTDITEPTNICFHKGHLMIGCSYSGKTKLYVVDFVE, from the coding sequence ATGGCTTGCAAATCTGGAAACTGTCAATTTTGTGAAGAGTCGACTGAGGTAAAATGGCATTGCCAGTCATGTGATTTAAATTTGTGTGACGTATGCAATAAAAAAATTCATTCTAAGATTGACAAATTATCTGGACACAAAGTTTTTCTTTCACAACATGGTGGACAAATTGAAGACTTCGAAAATTCACGAAAAGTGGACTTGAAGGAGATTTCGTGTTCGAAACATAATAATAAGAAATGTTTAACATACTGCCTTAATTGCAATAAATCTTTATGTTCTTTTTGCCTAATCCGACCATTTCAGTATGAGGAACTAAGCAAAGTTTACGAAGAGAAATATCTTTTACTCAaagatttaaaaagtaaaattgacGAATGTTACCCATTTTTTGAAGAGAAAGCAGCCACATTTAAAACAATGGATGATCGTGAGGTTTCAAAACACAAcgaaataaaagagaaaatttCGAATAGGAAAAATGAGGCAAAAAATGCAATAACAAAGGAGGCATTGCATCTTGTAGAAGTTATGGAAGGTATATGGGACCCAGAAAATAACCCAGTAGTATCAGAACGCAAAAGACTTTCTCTGATAGAACAAGAATTATTGACAGGGAAAAAAACGCTTGACGAAGTGTTAGAAACACAGGACCCAGCTTCAGTTTTCTCAACTGTAGAAAAAATCAACAGTGATATACCAGAAAAATCAGCATTAGATATAAAACCTCCAGAATGGATTTTTCTTGAGCCCCCACATATTTCTCTGAAAGAAGTCTTGGGATCAGTAATAAGAATACCCAAAGTAATACCAATTCAGACATTTGAAGTTGATTTTCCAGAACTAAACGGACTAGTGTCTCTAAATGCTGATATCTGTGTTATGTTTCACCGCCAATCTCGCAAATTCAAGTATTTCACAATATCAGATTCTAAGTTTGTTACTACAAATGACATGATAGACGCAAATAGGAAAGATGGCCATTTTGCGAAAATTTTAGATATAACAAACTTTAATGGAGAAATCTTAATGTCAGATGACCAGTTTGCAATGAGACGTCTTAAAAGAAatggaaaatttgaaatattttcactGCCGTCAATAACAAAAGATCAACTAGACTTTTTTAGCATTCATGTATCTGAGAGGGACGAATCATTCGTCGTAGGTTTTACTAATAAGATAGGATCATCTGCTGGAATTCTTGAATTCAATATGAATTTTATACATCCCGGTGCGTTTTCCTTTGGAATACCTCCGAAACGGATTGAAGGCAACAGTAACACATTTTTTTCTCTACCGAAAAAAATAACCAGAAACATAAATGGACATTTTTGTGTGATCGACCAACCTTTGAATTCGAAAACAGGAAGAATTGTAGTGATTGGGGAATTGGGACAATGCAAATGGACATACAGTGGTCATTCGACCATTaattcaaaaattgatttttctcCAAATGACATTGTAACAACATCGTCAGGTCTAGTTCTTGTGGCTGAGAAAACCAAGAATGCTATTCATGTCCTATCCAAGGATGGACAATTCATTTGTAATTGTATTTCAGACACTGATATTACAGAGCCTACTAATATATGTTTTCACAAGGGACATTTAATGATCGGTTGTTCATATTCTGGAAAAACCAAGTTGTATGTCGTAGATTTTGTGGAATGA